A genomic region of Persephonella marina EX-H1 contains the following coding sequences:
- a CDS encoding HU family DNA-binding protein, with protein sequence MTYKELKIQVSKNAQVPVEVADKVVEEVFHTLKSVMLRGDRLQVPGFGVFYTKIRSSRKVKTHGEIKQLPSKRVPVFAPAKALKKEIESNTF encoded by the coding sequence ATGACTTACAAAGAACTAAAGATTCAGGTTTCCAAAAACGCACAGGTTCCTGTTGAAGTGGCAGACAAGGTAGTTGAAGAAGTATTTCATACCTTAAAGAGTGTAATGCTCCGGGGAGATAGACTTCAGGTTCCGGGTTTTGGCGTGTTCTATACAAAGATACGAAGTTCCCGTAAAGTAAAAACTCACGGAGAAATAAAACAGCTTCCATCTAAAAGAGTCCCTGTGTTTGCTCCAGCAAAAGCATTAAAGAAAGAAATTGAATCAAATACTTTTTAA
- a CDS encoding ATP-binding protein, giving the protein MAKSVEEAIKKVNGERLCFEGDTYYWIAKPEGIVKVLKPLPPHQIKEKLLQGNFPEKYINIVFQKEKRKTKALEETLKSKKGLILSGNAGIGKTFACIYKTAKLLQEYKVNAPAYISLQNFDINETRKIYKEFDCYLIDDFNPNLNEYERKFATEIIYYAYNTDKLLFITTNASFKDLANFIAEEPVISRLLEMCEIKQIKDKDLRIKRR; this is encoded by the coding sequence ATGGCAAAAAGTGTAGAAGAAGCTATAAAGAAAGTAAATGGAGAGCGTCTTTGTTTTGAAGGTGATACATACTACTGGATAGCAAAACCAGAAGGAATTGTAAAAGTTCTTAAACCTCTACCGCCACATCAGATAAAAGAAAAACTTCTTCAAGGAAACTTCCCAGAAAAATATATAAATATAGTGTTCCAGAAAGAAAAAAGAAAAACAAAAGCCCTTGAGGAAACCCTCAAGAGCAAAAAGGGATTAATACTGTCAGGAAATGCTGGAATAGGAAAAACATTTGCCTGCATATATAAAACAGCGAAACTTCTACAGGAATACAAAGTAAATGCACCAGCATATATATCATTGCAGAACTTTGATATCAATGAAACCAGAAAAATATACAAAGAGTTTGACTGCTATTTGATAGATGATTTCAATCCAAATCTGAATGAATATGAAAGAAAATTTGCAACAGAAATAATCTACTATGCATACAACACGGACAAACTACTTTTTATCACTACAAACGCAAGCTTTAAAGACCTTGCAAACTTTATCGCAGAAGAACCAGTAATATCAAGGCTGCTTGAAATGTGTGAGATTAAGCAAATCAAGGATAAAGACTTAAGGATAAAAAGGAGGTGA
- a CDS encoding AAA family ATPase, translating into MQVKTHAYEELEKVVLLMRKTIKDDKQGIAIVSANYGVGKTQAAKMLTKHHHDVFYMKISQTLDTPSKFTRELARVLGSAISRSYQETLEFLATYLEATQQYPIVILDEAQRLLTKRVLMGEIKDVFEEFPIRFVLLGDLDLLKHITKYPALNKRVIIRKSLDSLSEKTVNQLAAAYKIKTDENLLKIAKQRGWTTIEIDRLLYYAKGMKLNQLSEKEIKKLIKAVEVSL; encoded by the coding sequence ATGCAAGTAAAGACACACGCTTATGAAGAACTTGAAAAAGTAGTATTGCTTATGAGAAAGACAATCAAAGATGACAAGCAAGGTATTGCCATAGTCTCTGCAAATTACGGTGTTGGCAAAACCCAAGCCGCAAAAATGCTCACCAAGCATCACCATGATGTTTTTTACATGAAAATTTCCCAAACACTTGATACACCTTCTAAGTTTACAAGGGAACTTGCAAGAGTTTTAGGTTCAGCTATTTCAAGAAGCTACCAGGAAACACTTGAGTTTTTGGCTACATATCTTGAGGCAACACAGCAGTATCCAATTGTGATTTTAGACGAAGCTCAAAGATTGCTAACAAAAAGAGTCTTAATGGGAGAAATAAAGGATGTATTTGAAGAATTTCCAATCAGATTTGTTCTTCTTGGAGACCTTGACCTGCTGAAACACATTACGAAATATCCAGCACTGAATAAACGTGTAATAATCAGAAAATCCCTTGATTCTCTATCGGAAAAAACGGTCAATCAACTTGCAGCTGCATACAAAATCAAAACAGATGAAAACCTGCTCAAAATCGCAAAACAAAGAGGCTGGACAACAATAGAGATAGATAGGCTTCTTTATTACGCAAAAGGTATGAAACTAAACCAGCTTTCAGAAAAAGAAATCAAAAAACTTATAAAGGCAGTAGAGGTTTCATTATGA
- a CDS encoding helix-turn-helix domain-containing protein gives MRKNTKAKAKVIRLYSQGFSIRQIADITGISKSTVHRIVNGEVGKERKRGEKNLQIYKSMSEKLKSKLKTLLTLRTEEKGISRPLSNSQIYEMIKLDLFEENINLKKKAFYSFLDYFIIREFGSQEKLEKQRRLKKEISKFVQSKGTVKREVALWEIDATGYEWEGKNYSIMQVIDTFTGYVFPAMIVENKEKNAKHYNKAFNSLDVAYYLMTLFIQYGVPKAIKSDNEKIIKNDYIINALKELGVEYRNTKSYNPSSKIIERFFRSLKDTARTIRASGFEGTIEDLWHLSIEHFNKESHNFKHIQGAFSPLELVNSYGLETRQVDEETIRMAFAQKFERKVINNQIKIDNLIYEFIYHKTENQLGRKRKNLPVLCLRDIENITKLFVYHAETGEYLGTANLISQPADLETIKDKQIKQKQKRIQKRIQKLEEDKAMLEVEALQEDPYKPDINLEEIQLENLPVEQQIDEEEPNILEQLLAEED, from the coding sequence ATGCGCAAAAACACTAAGGCAAAGGCAAAAGTAATTCGGCTTTACTCTCAAGGCTTTTCAATAAGACAGATAGCAGATATCACAGGAATAAGCAAATCAACAGTTCACAGAATTGTAAATGGAGAGGTAGGAAAAGAAAGAAAAAGAGGAGAGAAGAACCTGCAGATTTATAAGTCTATGTCGGAAAAACTCAAAAGCAAGCTAAAGACCTTGCTTACTCTAAGAACCGAAGAAAAAGGCATAAGCAGACCTCTGTCTAACTCTCAAATCTACGAAATGATAAAACTTGACTTGTTTGAGGAAAACATAAACCTGAAGAAAAAAGCATTTTACAGCTTTCTTGACTACTTCATAATCAGAGAGTTTGGTTCTCAGGAGAAACTGGAAAAGCAAAGAAGGCTCAAAAAAGAAATCTCAAAGTTTGTCCAGTCTAAAGGAACTGTTAAGAGAGAAGTTGCTCTGTGGGAAATAGATGCCACGGGCTATGAGTGGGAAGGTAAAAATTACTCAATTATGCAGGTTATTGATACATTCACAGGCTATGTATTCCCGGCAATGATTGTTGAAAACAAAGAGAAAAACGCAAAACATTACAACAAAGCCTTTAACTCACTTGATGTTGCTTACTACCTGATGACGCTTTTTATCCAGTACGGAGTTCCAAAAGCCATCAAGTCTGACAATGAAAAAATCATCAAAAACGATTACATCATAAATGCTTTAAAAGAGCTTGGCGTTGAATACAGAAATACAAAATCCTATAACCCATCTTCAAAAATCATAGAAAGATTTTTCAGAAGCCTAAAAGACACAGCAAGAACTATTAGAGCATCAGGCTTTGAGGGAACCATTGAAGATTTATGGCATCTATCTATAGAGCATTTCAATAAAGAATCTCATAACTTCAAACACATTCAGGGAGCATTCTCACCACTGGAGCTGGTCAACTCATACGGGCTTGAAACAAGGCAGGTAGATGAAGAAACCATCAGAATGGCATTTGCTCAAAAATTTGAAAGAAAAGTGATTAATAACCAGATAAAGATAGACAACCTCATCTATGAATTTATCTATCACAAGACAGAAAACCAGCTGGGCAGAAAAAGAAAAAATCTGCCAGTTCTCTGTTTAAGAGACATTGAAAACATAACAAAGCTGTTTGTTTATCACGCAGAAACTGGAGAGTATTTAGGAACTGCTAATCTCATCAGCCAGCCAGCAGACCTTGAGACAATCAAAGACAAACAAATCAAGCAAAAACAAAAACGCATCCAGAAGAGAATACAGAAGCTGGAAGAAGATAAAGCTATGCTTGAGGTGGAAGCTCTGCAAGAAGATCCATATAAACCAGATATAAACCTTGAGGAGATACAGCTTGAAAATTTACCTGTAGAACAACAGATAGATGAAGAGGAACCAAACATCTTAGAACAACTCTTAGCAGAGGAGGACTAA
- a CDS encoding recombinase RecT, translating to METKTLAPPTALMGNVDYDKLMQQAGQLILRDREGKPYTNEQRALIVLAAQQLGLNPILGHLTIIQDRLYITNAGLLHIAHNSGKLQGIKTRPATEEERKAYFLGNNPKDIHLWRAEVYLKGQKEPYIGWGKASTNEKSWAVKSNPQEMAETRAVNRALRKAFNVAGYTSVEEIDEEPQFINEEDDEEPITQEQVKILHAIANLISKDFYDHEFKNWLREKTGKESSKELTKSEASDIADRLLTVLEDKLKFLADEAGINYYKLLNDKYSIGTLSETDNYYIWKEVRDYIEEAYKRKGLLKSILEVAQEKNISNEEIKQIIFKEFGKESSKQLTIDELERLLNIVENISFEPSDEDVPF from the coding sequence ATGGAAACAAAAACATTAGCACCACCAACAGCATTAATGGGAAATGTTGATTATGATAAACTTATGCAGCAAGCTGGTCAGCTTATACTTAGAGACAGAGAAGGGAAACCTTACACAAATGAACAGAGGGCATTAATAGTTTTGGCGGCACAGCAGCTTGGACTCAATCCAATATTGGGTCACTTAACAATTATTCAAGACAGGCTTTATATAACTAACGCTGGACTATTACATATAGCCCACAATTCTGGAAAACTTCAGGGGATAAAAACCAGACCTGCTACAGAAGAAGAGAGAAAAGCTTACTTCTTAGGGAATAACCCAAAAGATATACATCTATGGAGAGCAGAAGTTTATTTGAAAGGTCAGAAGGAGCCTTATATTGGATGGGGAAAAGCATCTACAAACGAAAAAAGTTGGGCAGTGAAATCTAATCCACAAGAAATGGCAGAAACCAGAGCTGTAAACAGAGCATTAAGAAAAGCTTTCAATGTGGCTGGATACACATCTGTTGAAGAAATTGACGAAGAACCTCAATTCATAAATGAGGAAGATGATGAAGAACCTATAACACAGGAACAAGTGAAAATACTACATGCTATTGCTAATCTAATCAGTAAGGATTTCTATGACCATGAGTTTAAAAACTGGCTAAGAGAGAAAACCGGAAAAGAAAGCTCCAAAGAATTAACGAAATCTGAAGCTTCAGATATAGCTGATAGGCTCCTCACAGTTCTTGAAGATAAATTAAAATTCCTTGCTGATGAAGCGGGTATAAACTACTACAAGTTACTAAATGATAAATACTCAATAGGTACTCTATCAGAAACAGATAATTACTACATCTGGAAAGAAGTAAGGGATTACATAGAGGAAGCTTATAAAAGAAAAGGTTTACTAAAATCTATTTTAGAAGTGGCACAGGAAAAGAACATATCCAATGAAGAAATTAAACAGATTATATTTAAAGAATTTGGGAAAGAAAGTTCAAAACAGTTAACGATTGACGAACTTGAACGACTATTAAATATAGTTGAAAATATTTCTTTTGAACCGTCTGACGAAGACGTTCCGTTCTAA
- a CDS encoding YopX family protein — protein MRLEDIKFRGIPVKAKEYDFIEGDLIRTAEGRYFIFPEGFELGLTNIVDGIAVYSGFGLLIEVRPETIGQFTGYYDANSKPIYEGDLIVSAIMKESPIYQVIWSRNSWKIKDTCEWDFSTEADPSENYIVVGNIYQNPELIGKIWYGSNKKTT, from the coding sequence ATGAGATTAGAGGACATAAAGTTTAGAGGCATCCCAGTAAAAGCAAAAGAATATGACTTTATAGAAGGAGATCTAATCAGAACAGCCGAAGGTAGATATTTCATATTCCCAGAAGGCTTTGAACTTGGATTAACCAATATTGTAGATGGAATAGCTGTTTACAGTGGATTTGGATTGTTGATTGAAGTTAGACCAGAAACGATTGGTCAATTTACAGGCTATTATGACGCAAACAGTAAACCAATATATGAAGGTGACTTAATAGTATCAGCTATTATGAAAGAGTCCCCAATTTATCAGGTAATATGGAGTAGAAATTCTTGGAAAATAAAAGATACTTGTGAATGGGATTTTTCTACCGAGGCAGACCCGTCTGAAAACTATATCGTAGTAGGCAATATTTATCAGAATCCTGAACTGATTGGGAAGATATGGTATGGAAGCAACAAAAAAACAACTTAA